A single window of Taeniopygia guttata chromosome 1, bTaeGut7.mat, whole genome shotgun sequence DNA harbors:
- the NEK5 gene encoding serine/threonine-protein kinase Nek5 isoform X7, with product MDKYELIKQIGEGSFGKIFLAKGKMDNEPCVIKEINLTKMPVKEKEASKKEVILLAKMKHANIVTFYASLQEKNNLYIVMEYCDGGDLMKRINMQHGVLFDEDQILSWFVQISLGLKHIHDKKILHRDVKAQNVFLSNNGKVAKLGDFGIARQLNSTTEFAHTCVGTPYYLSPEICENRPYNNKTDIWSLGCVLYELCALKHPFQGNSLHELVLKICRGRFQPVSPNYSYELRMLISQLFKISPRDRPSINSILKKPFLQKLVLRYLPPEVGQEELSHSVAHRKRPSASHSRAKQIQAYKLQKTRVQDPVSLESGIVMTFKKQELFQRNAWKPPSRVQQSIIQPQTSRFNMAERPGSIKVHGHYGHYCEKLNCPQRKANALYDLSHVSQRVEDYYKLKGQVASPAPPPDWTAEFLQRRFEAQQYKIKVEKQMGLRPSSSDPYHEQIQQQKTKEEHLRNHQQNMSRKNEMKEQEYLKQLQKIREEYHSDIKEFRVRAGVLQGGVKFEINLDVCFPEEDSTQEAEVLDKLNETLTFVDGENLKEKLVEVYENHTDRALEKLCDYPKESIHDTKKPRKHWEPGAPQTLLNLLAGADVTSACTTMAGNELAHHVILPEDIPENRKQWKQTPPETLLSILAKAELSDDSFICFEEEGRFTLLPPEKNKEDDSEIYSAVDVDEGRLEPRSDGEDTNFEDSEDELRHELEESLEKLSTSPAEETRIFSINKGQTDEEKMTLPDKLGKFDNDLENNHG from the exons aaaagaaCAACCTATATATTGTGATGGAATACTGTGATGGTGGAGATTTAATGAAGAGGATAAATATGCAGCATGGAGTGCTGTTTGATGAGGACCAg ATTCTCAGTTGGTTTGTGCAGATCTCCTTGGGCTTGAAGCATATTCATGACAAGAAGATTTTGCACAGAGATGTAAAAGCACAG AACGTTTTTCTTAGCAATAATGGAAAGGTAGCAAAGCTTGGGGACTTCGGCATAGCAAGACAGTTGAACAG TACTACAGAATTTGCCCATACCTGTGTAGGGACCCCCTATTACCTTTCACCTGAGATATGTGAAAATCGACCATACAACAACAAAAC AGATATTTGGTCTCTTGGCTGTGTGCTTTATGAGCTATGTGCACTAAAGCATCCT TTTCAAGGCAATAGTTTGCATGAACTGGTGCTGAAGATTTGCAGAGGGCGTTTTCAGCCAGTGTCTCCTAACTATTCCTATGAGCTGAGGATGTTAATTTCCCAGTTGTTTAAAATATCTCCGAGAGATCGACCATCCATCAATTCTATTCTAAAGAAGCCCTTCTTGCAGAAACTTGTTCTCAGGTATCTGCCCCCTGAG GTAGGACAGGAAGAACTCAGTCACTCTGTGGCACATAGAAAAAGGCCTTCAGCATCTCACTCTAGAGCCAAGCAGATACAAG CATATAAACTTCAGAAAACAAGAGTCCAGGACCCAGTTTCTCTGGAATCTGGAATTGTGATGACTTTCAAGAAACAagaattatttcaaagaaatgcATGGAAGCCTCCTTCAAGAGTACAACAGTCTATTATTCAG CCACAGACCTCCAGATTTAATATGGCAGAAAGGCCAGGAAGCATTAAAGTACATGGTCATTATGGTCATTACTGTGAGAAGCTTAACTGCCCACAAAGGAAAGCTAATGCACTTTATGACCTTTCTCATGTTAGCCAAAGAGTTGAAGATTATTATAAACTAAAAGGACAAGTTGCATCTCCAGCTCCACCACCCGACTG GACTGCAGAATTTCTTCAAAGGCGGTTTGAAGCCCAGCAGTACAAGATTAAAGTGGAAAAACAGATG GGACTGCGACCATCCTCTTCTGACCCATATCATGAACAAATACAGCAgcaaaaaacaaaggaagagcATCTCAGAAACCATCAGCAAAACATGTCTAGAAAGAATGAAATGAAAGAACAG GAGTATTTGAAACAATTGCAGAAAATTCGGGAAGAATACCACAGTGATATAAAAGAATTCAGAGTCAGAGCAGGAGTACTCCAG GGAGGagtaaaatttgaaattaatttagatGTATGTTTTCCTGAGGAAGACAGCACTCAAGAAGCAGAG GTATTAGATAAACTCAATGAAACTTTAACTTTTGTGGATGGTGAGAATCTTAAGGAGAAATTGGTGGAAGTTTATGAAAATCATACAGACAGAGCTTTGGAAAAACTGTGTGACTACCCAAAAG AGTCCATACATGATACGAAAAAACCGAGAAAACATTGGGAACCTGGAGCCCCTCAGACACTACTGAATCTTTTAGCTGGTGCTGATGTCACATCTGCATGTACTACTATGGCTGGAAATGAACTTG CTCACCATGTTATTCTGCCTGAAGACATCCCGGAAAACAGGAAGCAGTGGAAACAGACACCACCAGAGACACTCCTGAGCATCCTAGCAAAAGCAGAGCTGTCTGATGATTCTTTTATCTGTTTTGAGGAAG AGGGGAGATTTACTCTGTTGcctccagaaaaaaacaaggaagatGATTCAGAAATATACTCTGCTGTTGATGTTGATGAAGGTAGACTTGAGCCAAGATCAGATGGTGAAGACAC AAATTTTGAAGATTCTGAAGATGAACTCAGACATGAGCTGGAGGAATCTCTGGAAAAATTGTCAACTTCTCCAGCGGAAGAGACTCGCATCTTTTCAATAAATAAAGGTCAAACAGATGAAGAGAAGATGACTTTACCTGACAAACTTGGAAAATTTGATAATGATTTAGAAAATAATCATGGGTAA
- the NEK5 gene encoding serine/threonine-protein kinase Nek5 isoform X8: MDKYELIKQIGEGSFGKIFLAKGKMDNEPCVIKEINLTKMPVKEKEASKKEVILLAKMKHANIVTFYASLQEKNNLYIVMEYCDGGDLMKRINMQHGVLFDEDQILSWFVQISLGLKHIHDKKILHRDVKAQNVFLSNNGKVAKLGDFGIARQLNSTTEFAHTCVGTPYYLSPEICENRPYNNKTDIWSLGCVLYELCALKHPFQGNSLHELVLKICRGRFQPVSPNYSYELRMLISQLFKISPRDRPSINSILKKPFLQKLVLRYLPPEVGQEELSHSVAHRKRPSASHSRAKQIQAYKLQKTRVQDPVSLESGIVMTFKKQELFQRNAWKPPSRVQQSIIQPQTSRFNMAERPGSIKVHGHYGHYCEKLNCPQRKANALYDLSHVSQRVEDYYKLKGQVASPAPPPDWTAEFLQRRFEAQQYKIKVEKQMGLRPSSSDPYHEQIQQQKTKEEHLRNHQQNMSRKNEMKEQDMEENVKQVRTQDRQDQTILEKRQNAKGGVKFEINLDVCFPEEDSTQEAEVLDKLNETLTFVDGENLKEKLVEVYENHTDRALEKLCDYPKESIHDTKKPRKHWEPGAPQTLLNLLAGADVTSACTTMAGNELAHHVILPEDIPENRKQWKQTPPETLLSILAKAELSDDSFICFEEEGRFTLLPPEKNKEDDSEIYSAVDVDEGRLEPRSDGEDTNFEDSEDELRHELEESLEKLSTSPAEETRIFSINKGQTDEEKMTLPDKLGKFDNDLENNHG, from the exons aaaagaaCAACCTATATATTGTGATGGAATACTGTGATGGTGGAGATTTAATGAAGAGGATAAATATGCAGCATGGAGTGCTGTTTGATGAGGACCAg ATTCTCAGTTGGTTTGTGCAGATCTCCTTGGGCTTGAAGCATATTCATGACAAGAAGATTTTGCACAGAGATGTAAAAGCACAG AACGTTTTTCTTAGCAATAATGGAAAGGTAGCAAAGCTTGGGGACTTCGGCATAGCAAGACAGTTGAACAG TACTACAGAATTTGCCCATACCTGTGTAGGGACCCCCTATTACCTTTCACCTGAGATATGTGAAAATCGACCATACAACAACAAAAC AGATATTTGGTCTCTTGGCTGTGTGCTTTATGAGCTATGTGCACTAAAGCATCCT TTTCAAGGCAATAGTTTGCATGAACTGGTGCTGAAGATTTGCAGAGGGCGTTTTCAGCCAGTGTCTCCTAACTATTCCTATGAGCTGAGGATGTTAATTTCCCAGTTGTTTAAAATATCTCCGAGAGATCGACCATCCATCAATTCTATTCTAAAGAAGCCCTTCTTGCAGAAACTTGTTCTCAGGTATCTGCCCCCTGAG GTAGGACAGGAAGAACTCAGTCACTCTGTGGCACATAGAAAAAGGCCTTCAGCATCTCACTCTAGAGCCAAGCAGATACAAG CATATAAACTTCAGAAAACAAGAGTCCAGGACCCAGTTTCTCTGGAATCTGGAATTGTGATGACTTTCAAGAAACAagaattatttcaaagaaatgcATGGAAGCCTCCTTCAAGAGTACAACAGTCTATTATTCAG CCACAGACCTCCAGATTTAATATGGCAGAAAGGCCAGGAAGCATTAAAGTACATGGTCATTATGGTCATTACTGTGAGAAGCTTAACTGCCCACAAAGGAAAGCTAATGCACTTTATGACCTTTCTCATGTTAGCCAAAGAGTTGAAGATTATTATAAACTAAAAGGACAAGTTGCATCTCCAGCTCCACCACCCGACTG GACTGCAGAATTTCTTCAAAGGCGGTTTGAAGCCCAGCAGTACAAGATTAAAGTGGAAAAACAGATG GGACTGCGACCATCCTCTTCTGACCCATATCATGAACAAATACAGCAgcaaaaaacaaaggaagagcATCTCAGAAACCATCAGCAAAACATGTCTAGAAAGAATGAAATGAAAGAACAG GATATGGAGGAAAATGTTAAACAAGTCAGAACCCAGGATAGGCAAGACCAAACAATATTAGAAAAGAGACAGAATGCAAAA GGAGGagtaaaatttgaaattaatttagatGTATGTTTTCCTGAGGAAGACAGCACTCAAGAAGCAGAG GTATTAGATAAACTCAATGAAACTTTAACTTTTGTGGATGGTGAGAATCTTAAGGAGAAATTGGTGGAAGTTTATGAAAATCATACAGACAGAGCTTTGGAAAAACTGTGTGACTACCCAAAAG AGTCCATACATGATACGAAAAAACCGAGAAAACATTGGGAACCTGGAGCCCCTCAGACACTACTGAATCTTTTAGCTGGTGCTGATGTCACATCTGCATGTACTACTATGGCTGGAAATGAACTTG CTCACCATGTTATTCTGCCTGAAGACATCCCGGAAAACAGGAAGCAGTGGAAACAGACACCACCAGAGACACTCCTGAGCATCCTAGCAAAAGCAGAGCTGTCTGATGATTCTTTTATCTGTTTTGAGGAAG AGGGGAGATTTACTCTGTTGcctccagaaaaaaacaaggaagatGATTCAGAAATATACTCTGCTGTTGATGTTGATGAAGGTAGACTTGAGCCAAGATCAGATGGTGAAGACAC AAATTTTGAAGATTCTGAAGATGAACTCAGACATGAGCTGGAGGAATCTCTGGAAAAATTGTCAACTTCTCCAGCGGAAGAGACTCGCATCTTTTCAATAAATAAAGGTCAAACAGATGAAGAGAAGATGACTTTACCTGACAAACTTGGAAAATTTGATAATGATTTAGAAAATAATCATGGGTAA
- the NEK5 gene encoding serine/threonine-protein kinase Nek5 isoform X4, whose protein sequence is MPVKEKEASKKEVILLAKMKHANIVTFYASLQEKNNLYIVMEYCDGGDLMKRINMQHGVLFDEDQILSWFVQISLGLKHIHDKKILHRDVKAQNVFLSNNGKVAKLGDFGIARQLNSTTEFAHTCVGTPYYLSPEICENRPYNNKTDIWSLGCVLYELCALKHPFQGNSLHELVLKICRGRFQPVSPNYSYELRMLISQLFKISPRDRPSINSILKKPFLQKLVLRYLPPEVGQEELSHSVAHRKRPSASHSRAKQIQAYKLQKTRVQDPVSLESGIVMTFKKQELFQRNAWKPPSRVQQSIIQPQTSRFNMAERPGSIKVHGHYGHYCEKLNCPQRKANALYDLSHVSQRVEDYYKLKGQVASPAPPPDWTAEFLQRRFEAQQYKIKVEKQMGLRPSSSDPYHEQIQQQKTKEEHLRNHQQNMSRKNEMKEQEYLKQLQKIREEYHSDIKEFRVRAGVLQENQKIQDKTYLVRQEKAEHQSEKKDVSETGEESLQDMEENVKQVRTQDRQDQTILEKRQNAKGGVKFEINLDVCFPEEDSTQEAEVLDKLNETLTFVDGENLKEKLVEVYENHTDRALEKLCDYPKESIHDTKKPRKHWEPGAPQTLLNLLAGADVTSACTTMAGNELAHHVILPEDIPENRKQWKQTPPETLLSILAKAELSDDSFICFEEEGRFTLLPPEKNKEDDSEIYSAVDVDEGRLEPRSDGEDTNFEDSEDELRHELEESLEKLSTSPAEETRIFSINKGQTDEEKMTLPDKLGKFDNDLENNHG, encoded by the exons aaaagaaCAACCTATATATTGTGATGGAATACTGTGATGGTGGAGATTTAATGAAGAGGATAAATATGCAGCATGGAGTGCTGTTTGATGAGGACCAg ATTCTCAGTTGGTTTGTGCAGATCTCCTTGGGCTTGAAGCATATTCATGACAAGAAGATTTTGCACAGAGATGTAAAAGCACAG AACGTTTTTCTTAGCAATAATGGAAAGGTAGCAAAGCTTGGGGACTTCGGCATAGCAAGACAGTTGAACAG TACTACAGAATTTGCCCATACCTGTGTAGGGACCCCCTATTACCTTTCACCTGAGATATGTGAAAATCGACCATACAACAACAAAAC AGATATTTGGTCTCTTGGCTGTGTGCTTTATGAGCTATGTGCACTAAAGCATCCT TTTCAAGGCAATAGTTTGCATGAACTGGTGCTGAAGATTTGCAGAGGGCGTTTTCAGCCAGTGTCTCCTAACTATTCCTATGAGCTGAGGATGTTAATTTCCCAGTTGTTTAAAATATCTCCGAGAGATCGACCATCCATCAATTCTATTCTAAAGAAGCCCTTCTTGCAGAAACTTGTTCTCAGGTATCTGCCCCCTGAG GTAGGACAGGAAGAACTCAGTCACTCTGTGGCACATAGAAAAAGGCCTTCAGCATCTCACTCTAGAGCCAAGCAGATACAAG CATATAAACTTCAGAAAACAAGAGTCCAGGACCCAGTTTCTCTGGAATCTGGAATTGTGATGACTTTCAAGAAACAagaattatttcaaagaaatgcATGGAAGCCTCCTTCAAGAGTACAACAGTCTATTATTCAG CCACAGACCTCCAGATTTAATATGGCAGAAAGGCCAGGAAGCATTAAAGTACATGGTCATTATGGTCATTACTGTGAGAAGCTTAACTGCCCACAAAGGAAAGCTAATGCACTTTATGACCTTTCTCATGTTAGCCAAAGAGTTGAAGATTATTATAAACTAAAAGGACAAGTTGCATCTCCAGCTCCACCACCCGACTG GACTGCAGAATTTCTTCAAAGGCGGTTTGAAGCCCAGCAGTACAAGATTAAAGTGGAAAAACAGATG GGACTGCGACCATCCTCTTCTGACCCATATCATGAACAAATACAGCAgcaaaaaacaaaggaagagcATCTCAGAAACCATCAGCAAAACATGTCTAGAAAGAATGAAATGAAAGAACAG GAGTATTTGAAACAATTGCAGAAAATTCGGGAAGAATACCACAGTGATATAAAAGAATTCAGAGTCAGAGCAGGAGTACTCCAG GAGAACCAGAAAATACAAGATAAAACCTATCTTGTGAGGCAAGAAAAGGCTGAGCACcagtctgaaaaaaaagatgtatCTGAAACAGGAGAAGAATCACTTCAG GATATGGAGGAAAATGTTAAACAAGTCAGAACCCAGGATAGGCAAGACCAAACAATATTAGAAAAGAGACAGAATGCAAAA GGAGGagtaaaatttgaaattaatttagatGTATGTTTTCCTGAGGAAGACAGCACTCAAGAAGCAGAG GTATTAGATAAACTCAATGAAACTTTAACTTTTGTGGATGGTGAGAATCTTAAGGAGAAATTGGTGGAAGTTTATGAAAATCATACAGACAGAGCTTTGGAAAAACTGTGTGACTACCCAAAAG AGTCCATACATGATACGAAAAAACCGAGAAAACATTGGGAACCTGGAGCCCCTCAGACACTACTGAATCTTTTAGCTGGTGCTGATGTCACATCTGCATGTACTACTATGGCTGGAAATGAACTTG CTCACCATGTTATTCTGCCTGAAGACATCCCGGAAAACAGGAAGCAGTGGAAACAGACACCACCAGAGACACTCCTGAGCATCCTAGCAAAAGCAGAGCTGTCTGATGATTCTTTTATCTGTTTTGAGGAAG AGGGGAGATTTACTCTGTTGcctccagaaaaaaacaaggaagatGATTCAGAAATATACTCTGCTGTTGATGTTGATGAAGGTAGACTTGAGCCAAGATCAGATGGTGAAGACAC AAATTTTGAAGATTCTGAAGATGAACTCAGACATGAGCTGGAGGAATCTCTGGAAAAATTGTCAACTTCTCCAGCGGAAGAGACTCGCATCTTTTCAATAAATAAAGGTCAAACAGATGAAGAGAAGATGACTTTACCTGACAAACTTGGAAAATTTGATAATGATTTAGAAAATAATCATGGGTAA
- the NEK5 gene encoding serine/threonine-protein kinase Nek5 isoform X5, whose protein sequence is MDKYELIKQIGEGSFGKIFLAKGKMDNEPCVIKEINLTKMPVKEKEASKKEVILLAKMKHANIVTFYASLQEKNNLYIVMEYCDGGDLMKRINMQHGVLFDEDQILSWFVQISLGLKHIHDKKILHRDVKAQNVFLSNNGKVAKLGDFGIARQLNSTTEFAHTCVGTPYYLSPEICENRPYNNKTDIWSLGCVLYELCALKHPFQGNSLHELVLKICRGRFQPVSPNYSYELRMLISQLFKISPRDRPSINSILKKPFLQKLVLRYLPPEVGQEELSHSVAHRKRPSASHSRAKQIQAYKLQKTRVQDPVSLESGIVMTFKKQELFQRNAWKPPSRVQQSIIQPQTSRFNMAERPGSIKVHGHYGHYCEKLNCPQRKANALYDLSHVSQRVEDYYKLKGQVASPAPPPDWTAEFLQRRFEAQQYKIKVEKQMGLRPSSSDPYHEQIQQQKTKEEHLRNHQQNMSRKNEMKEQEYLKQLQKIREEYHSDIKEFRVRAGVLQENQKIQDKTYLVRQEKAEHQSEKKDVSETGEESLQDMEENVKQVRTQDRQDQTILEKRQNAKGGVKFEINLDVCFPEEDSTQEAEVLDKLNETLTFVDGENLKEKLVEVYENHTDRALEKLCDYPKESIHDTKKPRKHWEPGAPQTLLNLLAGADVTSACTTMAGNELEGRFTLLPPEKNKEDDSEIYSAVDVDEGRLEPRSDGEDTNFEDSEDELRHELEESLEKLSTSPAEETRIFSINKGQTDEEKMTLPDKLGKFDNDLENNHG, encoded by the exons aaaagaaCAACCTATATATTGTGATGGAATACTGTGATGGTGGAGATTTAATGAAGAGGATAAATATGCAGCATGGAGTGCTGTTTGATGAGGACCAg ATTCTCAGTTGGTTTGTGCAGATCTCCTTGGGCTTGAAGCATATTCATGACAAGAAGATTTTGCACAGAGATGTAAAAGCACAG AACGTTTTTCTTAGCAATAATGGAAAGGTAGCAAAGCTTGGGGACTTCGGCATAGCAAGACAGTTGAACAG TACTACAGAATTTGCCCATACCTGTGTAGGGACCCCCTATTACCTTTCACCTGAGATATGTGAAAATCGACCATACAACAACAAAAC AGATATTTGGTCTCTTGGCTGTGTGCTTTATGAGCTATGTGCACTAAAGCATCCT TTTCAAGGCAATAGTTTGCATGAACTGGTGCTGAAGATTTGCAGAGGGCGTTTTCAGCCAGTGTCTCCTAACTATTCCTATGAGCTGAGGATGTTAATTTCCCAGTTGTTTAAAATATCTCCGAGAGATCGACCATCCATCAATTCTATTCTAAAGAAGCCCTTCTTGCAGAAACTTGTTCTCAGGTATCTGCCCCCTGAG GTAGGACAGGAAGAACTCAGTCACTCTGTGGCACATAGAAAAAGGCCTTCAGCATCTCACTCTAGAGCCAAGCAGATACAAG CATATAAACTTCAGAAAACAAGAGTCCAGGACCCAGTTTCTCTGGAATCTGGAATTGTGATGACTTTCAAGAAACAagaattatttcaaagaaatgcATGGAAGCCTCCTTCAAGAGTACAACAGTCTATTATTCAG CCACAGACCTCCAGATTTAATATGGCAGAAAGGCCAGGAAGCATTAAAGTACATGGTCATTATGGTCATTACTGTGAGAAGCTTAACTGCCCACAAAGGAAAGCTAATGCACTTTATGACCTTTCTCATGTTAGCCAAAGAGTTGAAGATTATTATAAACTAAAAGGACAAGTTGCATCTCCAGCTCCACCACCCGACTG GACTGCAGAATTTCTTCAAAGGCGGTTTGAAGCCCAGCAGTACAAGATTAAAGTGGAAAAACAGATG GGACTGCGACCATCCTCTTCTGACCCATATCATGAACAAATACAGCAgcaaaaaacaaaggaagagcATCTCAGAAACCATCAGCAAAACATGTCTAGAAAGAATGAAATGAAAGAACAG GAGTATTTGAAACAATTGCAGAAAATTCGGGAAGAATACCACAGTGATATAAAAGAATTCAGAGTCAGAGCAGGAGTACTCCAG GAGAACCAGAAAATACAAGATAAAACCTATCTTGTGAGGCAAGAAAAGGCTGAGCACcagtctgaaaaaaaagatgtatCTGAAACAGGAGAAGAATCACTTCAG GATATGGAGGAAAATGTTAAACAAGTCAGAACCCAGGATAGGCAAGACCAAACAATATTAGAAAAGAGACAGAATGCAAAA GGAGGagtaaaatttgaaattaatttagatGTATGTTTTCCTGAGGAAGACAGCACTCAAGAAGCAGAG GTATTAGATAAACTCAATGAAACTTTAACTTTTGTGGATGGTGAGAATCTTAAGGAGAAATTGGTGGAAGTTTATGAAAATCATACAGACAGAGCTTTGGAAAAACTGTGTGACTACCCAAAAG AGTCCATACATGATACGAAAAAACCGAGAAAACATTGGGAACCTGGAGCCCCTCAGACACTACTGAATCTTTTAGCTGGTGCTGATGTCACATCTGCATGTACTACTATGGCTGGAAATGAACTTG AGGGGAGATTTACTCTGTTGcctccagaaaaaaacaaggaagatGATTCAGAAATATACTCTGCTGTTGATGTTGATGAAGGTAGACTTGAGCCAAGATCAGATGGTGAAGACAC AAATTTTGAAGATTCTGAAGATGAACTCAGACATGAGCTGGAGGAATCTCTGGAAAAATTGTCAACTTCTCCAGCGGAAGAGACTCGCATCTTTTCAATAAATAAAGGTCAAACAGATGAAGAGAAGATGACTTTACCTGACAAACTTGGAAAATTTGATAATGATTTAGAAAATAATCATGGGTAA
- the NEK5 gene encoding serine/threonine-protein kinase Nek5 isoform X6: protein MDKYELIKQIGEGSFGKIFLAKGKMDNEPCVIKEINLTKMPVKEKEASKKEVILLAKMKHANIVTFYASLQEKNNLYIVMEYCDGGDLMKRINMQHGVLFDEDQILSWFVQISLGLKHIHDKKILHRDVKAQNVFLSNNGKVAKLGDFGIARQLNSTTEFAHTCVGTPYYLSPEICENRPYNNKTDIWSLGCVLYELCALKHPFQGNSLHELVLKICRGRFQPVSPNYSYELRMLISQLFKISPRDRPSINSILKKPFLQKLVLRYLPPEVGQEELSHSVAHRKRPSASHSRAKQIQAYKLQKTRVQDPVSLESGIVMTFKKQELFQRNAWKPPSRVQQSIIQPQTSRFNMAERPGSIKVHGHYGHYCEKLNCPQRKANALYDLSHVSQRVEDYYKLKGQVASPAPPPDWTAEFLQRRFEAQQYKIKVEKQMGLRPSSSDPYHEQIQQQKTKEEHLRNHQQNMSRKNEMKEQEYLKQLQKIREEYHSDIKEFRVRAGVLQENQKIQDKTYLVRQEKAEHQSEKKDVSETGEESLQDMEENVKQVRTQDRQDQTILEKRQNAKGGVKFEINLDVCFPEEDSTQEAEVLDKLNETLTFVDGENLKEKLVEVYENHTDRALEKLCDYPKESIHDTKKPRKHWEPGAPQTLLNLLAGADVTSACTTMAGNELAHHVILPEDIPENRKQWKQTPPETLLSILAKAELSDDSFICFEEEGRFTLLPPEKNKEDDSEIYSAVDVDEGRLEPRSDGEDT, encoded by the exons aaaagaaCAACCTATATATTGTGATGGAATACTGTGATGGTGGAGATTTAATGAAGAGGATAAATATGCAGCATGGAGTGCTGTTTGATGAGGACCAg ATTCTCAGTTGGTTTGTGCAGATCTCCTTGGGCTTGAAGCATATTCATGACAAGAAGATTTTGCACAGAGATGTAAAAGCACAG AACGTTTTTCTTAGCAATAATGGAAAGGTAGCAAAGCTTGGGGACTTCGGCATAGCAAGACAGTTGAACAG TACTACAGAATTTGCCCATACCTGTGTAGGGACCCCCTATTACCTTTCACCTGAGATATGTGAAAATCGACCATACAACAACAAAAC AGATATTTGGTCTCTTGGCTGTGTGCTTTATGAGCTATGTGCACTAAAGCATCCT TTTCAAGGCAATAGTTTGCATGAACTGGTGCTGAAGATTTGCAGAGGGCGTTTTCAGCCAGTGTCTCCTAACTATTCCTATGAGCTGAGGATGTTAATTTCCCAGTTGTTTAAAATATCTCCGAGAGATCGACCATCCATCAATTCTATTCTAAAGAAGCCCTTCTTGCAGAAACTTGTTCTCAGGTATCTGCCCCCTGAG GTAGGACAGGAAGAACTCAGTCACTCTGTGGCACATAGAAAAAGGCCTTCAGCATCTCACTCTAGAGCCAAGCAGATACAAG CATATAAACTTCAGAAAACAAGAGTCCAGGACCCAGTTTCTCTGGAATCTGGAATTGTGATGACTTTCAAGAAACAagaattatttcaaagaaatgcATGGAAGCCTCCTTCAAGAGTACAACAGTCTATTATTCAG CCACAGACCTCCAGATTTAATATGGCAGAAAGGCCAGGAAGCATTAAAGTACATGGTCATTATGGTCATTACTGTGAGAAGCTTAACTGCCCACAAAGGAAAGCTAATGCACTTTATGACCTTTCTCATGTTAGCCAAAGAGTTGAAGATTATTATAAACTAAAAGGACAAGTTGCATCTCCAGCTCCACCACCCGACTG GACTGCAGAATTTCTTCAAAGGCGGTTTGAAGCCCAGCAGTACAAGATTAAAGTGGAAAAACAGATG GGACTGCGACCATCCTCTTCTGACCCATATCATGAACAAATACAGCAgcaaaaaacaaaggaagagcATCTCAGAAACCATCAGCAAAACATGTCTAGAAAGAATGAAATGAAAGAACAG GAGTATTTGAAACAATTGCAGAAAATTCGGGAAGAATACCACAGTGATATAAAAGAATTCAGAGTCAGAGCAGGAGTACTCCAG GAGAACCAGAAAATACAAGATAAAACCTATCTTGTGAGGCAAGAAAAGGCTGAGCACcagtctgaaaaaaaagatgtatCTGAAACAGGAGAAGAATCACTTCAG GATATGGAGGAAAATGTTAAACAAGTCAGAACCCAGGATAGGCAAGACCAAACAATATTAGAAAAGAGACAGAATGCAAAA GGAGGagtaaaatttgaaattaatttagatGTATGTTTTCCTGAGGAAGACAGCACTCAAGAAGCAGAG GTATTAGATAAACTCAATGAAACTTTAACTTTTGTGGATGGTGAGAATCTTAAGGAGAAATTGGTGGAAGTTTATGAAAATCATACAGACAGAGCTTTGGAAAAACTGTGTGACTACCCAAAAG AGTCCATACATGATACGAAAAAACCGAGAAAACATTGGGAACCTGGAGCCCCTCAGACACTACTGAATCTTTTAGCTGGTGCTGATGTCACATCTGCATGTACTACTATGGCTGGAAATGAACTTG CTCACCATGTTATTCTGCCTGAAGACATCCCGGAAAACAGGAAGCAGTGGAAACAGACACCACCAGAGACACTCCTGAGCATCCTAGCAAAAGCAGAGCTGTCTGATGATTCTTTTATCTGTTTTGAGGAAG AGGGGAGATTTACTCTGTTGcctccagaaaaaaacaaggaagatGATTCAGAAATATACTCTGCTGTTGATGTTGATGAAGGTAGACTTGAGCCAAGATCAGATGGTGAAGACAC GTAA